From a single Solanum dulcamara chromosome 4, daSolDulc1.2, whole genome shotgun sequence genomic region:
- the LOC129884857 gene encoding polygalacturonase-like, translated as MLFRILLVVLLATSLFSTSCNGKKKIEKPIKHGHNAPKNGNVKKKTQAIIDIQSFGAKGDGLSDDTEAFIKAWKKACKTENGVLLIPRHKIYYIGPIKFHGPCKKGLRMMINGELRASKDVSDYKEDRRHWLLFQNMENFIVEGVGSIDGNGQVWWKRSCKVDKTIPCNTKTLTIPTAMSFYNCTNLIVRNLELKNPQKMHLTITKSKLVEVSRLRITAPADSPNTDGIHISGTKDIDIHHCYIETGDDCISIVNGSTNVRARYIHCGPGHGISIGSLGKNKQEDVVSNVYVHDATLRGTTNGLRIKSWQGGRGYAKDILFQDIQMVNVTNPIIIDQFYCDQDKPCKEQKEAVHVSNIMYKNIKGTSSTQTAIKLKCSKTVPCEGIQMENVNIRHEGGSTVQALCANVKYTTLGVLFPKCPSEQRQ; from the exons ATGCTTTTTAGAATCCTCCTTGTAGTATTATTAGCCACTTCATTGTTTTCAACTTCTTGTAATGGAAAAAAGAAGATTGAAAAACCAATAAAACATGGTCATAATGCACCAAAAAATGGTAATGTGAAAAAGAAGACACAGGCAATTATTGATATACAATCTTTTGGAGCCAAAGGTGATGGACTCTCAGATGATACAGAG GCATTTATAAAAGCTTGGAAGAAGGCATGCAAAACAGAAAATGGTGTGCTTTTGATTCCAAGGCACAAGATATATTACATTGGACCAATTAAGTTTCATGGTCCTTGTAAGAAAGGACTTAGAATGATG ATAAATGGAGAATTGAGAGCTTCAAAAGATGTATCAGATTATAAGGAAGATAGAAGACATTGGCTTTTATTCCAAAATATGGAAAATTTTATAGTTGAAGGTGTTGGAAGCATTGATGGCAATGGACAAGTATGGTGGAAACGCTCTTGCAAAGTTGATAAAACAATT CCATGCAATACAAAAACACTAACAATTCCAACT GCTATGTCCTTTTATAATTGTACAAATTTGATAGTGAGAAATTTAGAGTTGAAGAATCCACAGAAAATGCACTTAACAATTACCAAAAGTAAACTTGTTGAAGTTTCAAGATTGAGAATTACAGCACCTGCAGATAGCCCCAACACTGATGGAATTCATATTTCTGGAACAAAAGATATTGATATTCACCATTGTTATATTGAAACAG GTGATGATTGTATATCAATAGTAAATGGTTCCACTAATGTTAGAGCAAGATATATACATTGTGGACCTGGCCATGGAATCAG tattgGAAGCTTGGGGAAAAATAAACAGGAGGATGTTGTTTCAAATGTTTATGTGCATGATGCCACCTTGAGGGGAACAACTAATGGATTAAGAATAAAGTCTTGGCAG gGAGGACGTGGATATGCAAAAGACATTCTTTTTCAAGACATACAGATGGTGAATGTGACCAACCCCATAATCATTGATCAATTTTACTGTGATCAAGATAAACCATGCAAAGAGCAg aaaGAAGCAGTGCATGTGAGTAATATAATGTACAAAAATATTAAGGGAACAAGTTCTACGCAAACTGCAATTAAATTAAAATGCAGCAAAACTGTTCCATGCGAAGGGATACAAATGGAAAATGTGAATATACGTCACGAAGGTGGTTCAACTGTCCAAGCTTTATGTGCAAACGTTAAATACACAACATTGGGGGTGTTATTCCCAAAATGCCCTTCTGAGCAGCGCCAGTGA